In Arthrobacter citreus, a single genomic region encodes these proteins:
- a CDS encoding PadR family transcriptional regulator, translating to MVRSDIIRGHLDSIILKLISEKDRYGYEISQEIGLRTDNRFQIKEATLYAVFQRLEKKELVEAYFGDITHGGKRKYYKITTLGKAYLSELVKEWLEVKEIIDLFMEEIR from the coding sequence ATGGTTAGAAGTGACATCATACGAGGGCATCTTGACTCAATCATATTAAAACTAATTTCTGAGAAGGATCGATATGGTTATGAAATATCTCAAGAAATTGGACTACGTACAGATAATCGGTTTCAAATTAAGGAAGCTACCTTATACGCAGTTTTTCAACGTCTAGAAAAAAAGGAACTTGTGGAAGCTTATTTTGGTGATATTACACACGGTGGAAAAAGAAAATATTACAAGATTACTACATTAGGTAAAGCATATTTAAGTGAACTAGTGAAAGAGTGGCTGGAAGTCAAAGAAATTATCGATTTATTCATGGAGGAGATAAGATGA
- a CDS encoding alpha/beta fold hydrolase, whose amino-acid sequence MKRIIKYSVISIVVILLLAFGGFYIWSQQTYSPSKELYSLVGNVNTDNKHHWEVFEPKLNKETGIILYPGAKVEPEAYSYFAKGLANDGYTVIIPSVKFNFAIFDVDKAEQVMKSYPSIKKWYISGHSLGGASAAAYAYKNPKKIEGIIFLGSYPGNSNDFSNSNLPMLSLYAEYDGLSTMSKIKESKHLLSQDATMYEVLGGNHAQFGMYGKQKGDKKATITAKQQQDKIIEVTTKWLDAKRKR is encoded by the coding sequence ATGAAAAGAATAATAAAGTACAGCGTTATTAGTATTGTGGTGATACTATTACTTGCATTTGGAGGATTTTATATTTGGTCTCAACAGACGTATAGTCCATCAAAGGAGTTGTACTCATTAGTTGGAAATGTAAATACTGATAATAAACACCATTGGGAAGTTTTTGAACCTAAATTGAATAAAGAAACTGGAATCATTTTATATCCTGGGGCTAAAGTTGAGCCCGAAGCTTACAGTTATTTTGCAAAAGGACTAGCAAATGATGGATATACGGTTATTATTCCAAGTGTTAAGTTTAATTTTGCTATTTTTGATGTGGATAAGGCTGAGCAAGTAATGAAAAGTTATCCTTCCATAAAGAAATGGTATATTAGTGGGCACTCCCTTGGCGGAGCGTCTGCAGCTGCTTATGCCTATAAGAATCCGAAAAAAATAGAGGGGATCATCTTTCTAGGATCGTATCCAGGCAATTCTAATGACTTTTCTAATTCGAATTTACCTATGCTATCGCTATATGCGGAATATGATGGCTTATCTACAATGTCAAAAATTAAAGAATCTAAACATTTACTATCACAGGATGCTACTATGTATGAGGTGCTAGGTGGTAACCATGCTCAATTTGGGATGTATGGAAAACAAAAAGGGGATAAAAAAGCTACAATTACAGCGAAACAACAACAAGATAAAATAATTGAAGTCACAACGAAATGGCTAGATGCTAAGAGGAAACGATGA
- a CDS encoding VanZ family protein — translation MGNKKLTVVLFIIYLLALNWLVLFKLQFSFDQITRVRVINLIPLNGSVFSEVYNNIRIFVPFGIYICMLKSNWSFKKKLLSFFGLTLAFEVIQYVLAIGISDITDILANTLGGLIGIGIYEILFKIFKHRTNKFINLLALVLTSFVLLFIIFIFKRHRILFM, via the coding sequence TTGGGAAATAAAAAATTGACAGTCGTTTTATTCATAATCTATTTATTAGCACTTAATTGGTTAGTCCTATTTAAGTTGCAGTTTTCTTTTGATCAAATAACTAGGGTACGTGTAATTAATTTGATTCCACTTAATGGGTCTGTCTTTTCTGAGGTGTATAACAATATAAGGATTTTTGTGCCGTTTGGTATTTATATATGTATGTTGAAAAGTAATTGGTCTTTTAAGAAGAAACTACTTTCGTTTTTTGGTTTAACTCTAGCATTTGAGGTTATACAGTATGTTTTAGCAATCGGTATAAGTGATATTACTGATATACTGGCCAATACTCTTGGCGGTTTAATCGGGATTGGAATCTATGAAATTTTATTTAAGATATTTAAGCATAGAACAAATAAATTTATTAATTTACTTGCACTGGTGTTAACGTCTTTTGTATTATTATTTATCATCTTTATATTTAAAAGGCACAGGATCCTTTTTATGTAG
- a CDS encoding NAD(P)-dependent oxidoreductase, with protein MKIGIIGATGKAGSLIMSEAIERGHEVTAIVRDASKLTNKTISVLEKDLFDLNSTDLKQFDVVVNAFKAANGQEHLYLEAGNVLINALKNAETRLIVVGGAGSLFVDEEQKIQLVDTPEFPKEYYATASKMTKGLQDLQKTTDVNWTFISPAAFFDPNGKRTGAYQKGKDNFIVNKKGDSYVSYADYAIALVDEIENPQHLNERFTLVSEAE; from the coding sequence ATGAAGATTGGTATTATTGGAGCTACAGGGAAAGCAGGAAGTCTTATTATGAGTGAAGCTATAGAAAGAGGACATGAGGTAACAGCAATCGTAAGAGATGCTTCTAAACTAACTAATAAAACAATATCTGTTTTAGAAAAGGATTTATTTGATTTAAATTCAACAGACTTAAAGCAATTTGACGTTGTCGTTAATGCATTTAAAGCAGCTAACGGTCAAGAACATCTATATCTGGAAGCTGGCAATGTTTTAATTAATGCTTTAAAAAATGCTGAAACTAGATTAATAGTTGTTGGTGGTGCAGGAAGTTTATTTGTTGATGAAGAACAAAAGATCCAGCTAGTTGACACTCCTGAGTTTCCAAAAGAATATTATGCAACTGCATCAAAAATGACAAAAGGTCTTCAGGATTTACAAAAAACAACGGATGTAAATTGGACATTTATTAGTCCCGCAGCATTTTTCGATCCAAACGGAAAAAGAACTGGGGCTTATCAAAAAGGAAAAGACAATTTTATTGTAAATAAAAAAGGTGATAGTTACGTAAGCTATGCTGACTATGCAATTGCATTAGTGGATGAAATTGAAAATCCACAGCATTTAAATGAACGTTTTACGTTAGTTTCTGAAGCAGAATAA
- a CDS encoding Rrf2 family transcriptional regulator codes for MKISSRFTVAVHVLSLVTIENSALCTSEWIAESVNTNPVVIRRVMGKLKNAGLIQVRRGTGGATLQKSLSEITLLDVYRAVEVVEEGELFQFHEKPNPNCPVGANIQAVLELILNRAQEAMEKILDDVTMEELVTVLSKKIG; via the coding sequence ATGAAAATCAGTAGTCGTTTTACCGTTGCTGTCCATGTTTTATCTCTTGTTACGATTGAAAATAGCGCACTTTGTACTTCTGAATGGATTGCAGAAAGTGTGAATACAAATCCAGTCGTAATAAGAAGGGTGATGGGAAAACTTAAGAATGCTGGCTTAATTCAAGTTCGACGAGGAACCGGTGGAGCTACACTTCAAAAGTCTTTAAGTGAGATAACTCTTCTAGATGTTTATCGAGCAGTTGAAGTAGTTGAAGAAGGTGAACTTTTTCAATTTCATGAGAAACCGAATCCGAATTGTCCAGTCGGTGCAAATATCCAGGCAGTGTTAGAATTAATATTAAATCGCGCACAAGAAGCAATGGAAAAAATACTGGATGATGTTACAATGGAAGAATTAGTTACAGTATTAAGTAAAAAAATTGGATAA
- a CDS encoding LysE family transporter, with translation MNFEIYIKGLLIGLSIAAPVGPIGVLCIRRTLAHGRMVGLVSGLGAATADGIYGLIAGFGLTVIMNFLIGQHVWIQLIGGFFLCYLGVKTLISKASYTQSDTQKKNMINAFLSVLFLTLTNPMTILSFIAIFAGLGISNSASNIGTSIILVLGVFSGSSLWWIILSSGVGLFRNRINNQSLTLINRLSGIIIIIFGGIALYGLM, from the coding sequence ATGAATTTTGAAATTTACATTAAAGGATTATTAATTGGCTTATCAATTGCTGCACCTGTAGGCCCAATTGGAGTGCTATGTATACGTAGAACACTGGCTCATGGAAGAATGGTTGGTTTAGTTTCTGGACTTGGGGCAGCAACTGCAGATGGTATTTATGGTCTTATCGCTGGCTTTGGTTTAACGGTCATTATGAATTTTTTAATTGGTCAGCATGTTTGGATTCAATTAATTGGTGGTTTTTTTCTATGTTATTTAGGTGTAAAAACACTTATTTCAAAAGCTAGCTATACACAATCTGATACACAAAAGAAAAATATGATAAACGCATTTCTATCAGTTTTATTTTTAACGTTAACAAACCCAATGACGATTTTATCATTTATTGCCATTTTTGCGGGTTTAGGTATTTCGAATTCAGCTAGTAATATTGGAACTTCTATTATTTTAGTATTAGGCGTTTTTAGTGGATCAAGTTTATGGTGGATCATTTTAAGTAGTGGTGTAGGATTATTTAGAAATCGAATTAATAATCAATCTTTAACACTAATTAATCGCCTATCAGGTATTATCATTATTATTTTTGGTGGCATAGCTTTATATGGACTAATGTAA